The Nitrospira sp. KM1 genome includes a window with the following:
- a CDS encoding twin-arginine translocase TatA/TatE family subunit, whose translation MFGSLGFTELILILFIVLVIFGAGKLPQLGEGLGKAIKGFKKSVHEADAIEAEAQAAQQQASAPPQAIPGTPSQSASVVEQPAAQPVPHA comes from the coding sequence ATGTTTGGGAGTCTTGGTTTTACAGAGTTGATCCTCATCCTCTTTATCGTGCTGGTCATCTTCGGCGCCGGAAAACTTCCGCAGCTTGGAGAAGGACTTGGGAAGGCGATCAAGGGTTTTAAAAAGTCCGTGCATGAAGCCGATGCCATCGAGGCGGAAGCGCAGGCCGCTCAACAGCAGGCCTCAGCGCCGCCACAGGCCATTCCCGGCACGCCGTCCCAGTCGGCTTCGGTGGTGGAACAGCCGGCGGCTCAACCGGTTCCGCACGCGTGA
- a CDS encoding WD40 repeat domain-containing protein, translating to MTDQTAPAPSMPVASLSLNHPAEPQVDFLEYWKAGARELRTFRGHSHGVWSVAFAPDGSTLASGGVDRLVRIWDIETGRLLRSLRGHTNDIRSIVYTPDGQTLASGSEDRTIRLWNPKTGEPTKLLFSRYDHNVCSLSLSPDGLMLARGSHNKDIKIWEVTTGTELMTLLGKDQFDHHWSVCVAFSPDGIHLASGTDIGKIKVWEVLPSGEEKVLHNAHWKEDEEDSTESRGYFIEDDGGFQKPMDYWIGALAFTPDGKYLLTGSRDQTIKMFEMPQGVEHRTLRGHGGWIRTMVVTPDGKVLISGGDDNTIRFWELATGRVFRTIKDHAGSIRSVTLSRDGLRLASASWDRTVKLWGGGPEPTD from the coding sequence ATGACCGATCAGACAGCTCCCGCACCCTCGATGCCGGTTGCATCGTTGTCTCTCAATCATCCCGCAGAGCCTCAGGTAGACTTTCTGGAATATTGGAAAGCCGGGGCTCGGGAACTCAGAACGTTTCGGGGTCATTCGCACGGAGTGTGGTCTGTGGCCTTTGCTCCAGATGGGTCGACCCTCGCCAGTGGCGGCGTTGACCGGCTCGTCAGGATTTGGGACATTGAGACTGGACGCCTCCTTCGATCCCTTCGGGGCCATACCAATGACATTCGGTCGATCGTGTACACTCCGGATGGCCAGACGCTCGCCAGCGGAAGCGAGGACCGGACAATTAGACTTTGGAACCCGAAAACCGGCGAGCCGACCAAACTGTTGTTCAGTCGGTACGACCATAACGTGTGTAGCCTGTCGCTGTCTCCGGACGGGCTCATGCTCGCGCGCGGCAGTCACAATAAGGACATCAAAATCTGGGAAGTGACGACGGGAACGGAACTGATGACGCTGCTGGGTAAGGACCAGTTCGATCACCACTGGTCCGTATGCGTCGCATTTTCACCCGACGGCATCCATCTCGCCAGCGGGACGGATATCGGTAAAATCAAGGTCTGGGAGGTCCTTCCAAGCGGCGAGGAAAAAGTTCTCCACAACGCCCACTGGAAAGAGGACGAGGAAGATTCCACTGAGAGCCGAGGCTACTTCATTGAAGATGACGGCGGCTTTCAGAAGCCGATGGACTACTGGATTGGCGCCCTGGCCTTCACTCCAGATGGTAAATACCTGCTCACTGGAAGCCGCGACCAGACGATCAAGATGTTCGAAATGCCCCAAGGGGTCGAACATCGCACCCTACGAGGGCACGGCGGCTGGATTCGCACCATGGTCGTTACGCCAGACGGAAAGGTCCTCATCAGCGGCGGCGATGACAACACGATCCGTTTTTGGGAACTGGCCACCGGTCGCGTGTTCCGGACGATCAAGGATCACGCAGGGAGCATTCGCAGCGTAACGCTCTCTCGTGATGGCCTCAGGCTTGCCAGTGCATCGTGGGACCGAACGGTCAAGCTCTGGGGCGGGGGACCTGAACCGACTGACTAA
- a CDS encoding multiheme c-type cytochrome: MRQIHRWMFVGLLVAAAVVGHVMYHDQATAQKAEESSPPAWVDDIEKVFIRSEDCKQCHDRHYEEWKGAREQTPDLKTFGRVDAALLHGTSLESPVFKTVLGVWMQTAPTADEQQRCLSCHVPSTTVFPQYAEKITGQILAGKPQVEGIGCASCHLIKSVESAGAPPPTFKIEPGKTMQGPYADPEENLVHPAAQSSLFRGANYCASCHFDKVKDVTQKELPGEILQGTICQDCHMEPSTGSSTSKRGAMTRSIGRHWFRGVVIPGTLLKNRNLQAEWMPRIDIETAKSGNGLEGTALVKIGSLPHSFPDGDPVLKQFFLAITVKDGNGKVLATETKHFGLPFEKILRGPIPDPFIKGGNTRKVPFSFSMPAGSTPALVEAVLSYTLIPAPEPALKDKYLATLGNDRERESARTILDEYTQPRMLTYRAKNI, from the coding sequence ATGCGTCAGATACACCGGTGGATGTTCGTCGGGCTGCTCGTGGCGGCGGCGGTGGTGGGCCACGTGATGTATCACGATCAGGCTACCGCGCAGAAAGCCGAGGAGTCATCCCCGCCTGCCTGGGTGGACGACATTGAGAAGGTGTTCATTCGATCGGAAGACTGCAAGCAATGCCACGACCGCCACTACGAAGAATGGAAAGGAGCTCGGGAGCAAACGCCCGATTTAAAAACCTTCGGGCGCGTCGATGCGGCGCTGCTTCACGGTACGTCCCTCGAATCTCCAGTTTTTAAAACGGTGCTCGGCGTATGGATGCAGACCGCTCCCACAGCTGACGAACAACAACGCTGCCTTTCCTGCCACGTCCCGTCCACCACCGTATTTCCACAGTACGCTGAAAAGATCACCGGGCAGATTCTTGCGGGTAAGCCGCAGGTCGAAGGCATCGGGTGCGCCTCTTGCCACCTCATTAAATCCGTCGAGAGCGCCGGTGCGCCTCCACCGACATTCAAGATCGAGCCTGGAAAGACCATGCAGGGACCATATGCCGATCCCGAAGAGAATCTTGTCCATCCGGCCGCGCAGTCCTCGTTGTTTCGAGGAGCCAACTATTGCGCCTCCTGTCATTTTGACAAAGTAAAGGATGTCACACAGAAGGAGTTACCGGGGGAAATCTTACAAGGAACGATCTGTCAGGATTGTCATATGGAACCCTCGACGGGAAGTTCCACCTCGAAACGCGGCGCCATGACCCGTTCGATCGGGCGCCATTGGTTTCGAGGCGTGGTCATTCCAGGCACGTTATTGAAGAATCGGAATCTTCAGGCCGAATGGATGCCCCGCATCGATATCGAGACGGCGAAATCCGGAAATGGACTTGAAGGAACCGCATTGGTAAAGATCGGCAGTCTTCCACATAGTTTTCCGGACGGAGATCCGGTGCTGAAACAATTCTTCCTTGCGATAACCGTCAAGGATGGGAACGGAAAGGTGCTGGCCACGGAGACAAAGCATTTCGGCTTGCCATTCGAGAAGATTTTGCGCGGCCCGATTCCTGATCCGTTCATCAAGGGTGGAAACACTCGAAAGGTCCCGTTCTCATTTTCGATGCCGGCCGGGAGTACGCCAGCATTGGTTGAGGCGGTGTTGAGTTATACCTTGATTCCAGCGCCCGAACCGGCATTAAAAGATAAATACCTCGCGACGTTGGGGAATGACCGTGAACGAGAGAGCGCACGCACGATATTGGACGAATAC
- a CDS encoding radical SAM protein — protein sequence MKVSLLFPPTWHPSQPYLSLPSLTGFLARGGVTDVAQRDLGIELLDHVVTKSYGVDLFQELVDAQRRLERSRAGETGPGSAEHLARVGESLDRFPYLIDRIEPAKETLRGEGFYDMEAYRESLFLIDKWLEVISTIYFPTRLTVVDNQFSTYSIYSSKDLMKVIRDEQQNPYIKLFRERFLGSILQDHPELIGVSITATSQIIPGLTLCRLIKETAPDIHLTIGGSIFTRLVDNIRRCPSLFDLTDDIVVFEGETALLELVNQMAGKKDFSKVPNLIYRQNGKIHVNQPFYSENINQLPAPNYDGFPLGRYLSPEPVLPVQFSRGCYYKDCAFCALTLDHQNFRQKDPGRTIEELEWLKQRYGVRSFFFTDECFALSPTKRLCQQMVDRHLDIKWTCEMRFEKHLSRELLASMRDAGCLKIVFGLESFNQRIMDFMKKGIQQEWVRRITNDCIDLGIAVHCYIIVGFPTEKEEEALETMNFIVDNKKLHESYGFSCQPCLFDLEKEAPIMSDPGGYGIRRIMRPSAEDLSLGFFYEVQDGMTPDQAERLYQHVYEKVSGVVCELPFNYSMADGLLYIARAKAEEGRVLPAART from the coding sequence ATGAAAGTGTCTCTCCTGTTTCCTCCGACGTGGCACCCTTCTCAACCCTATCTCAGTCTGCCCTCACTAACAGGGTTTCTTGCTCGGGGGGGTGTGACCGATGTGGCTCAGCGTGACCTGGGCATCGAACTCTTGGACCATGTCGTCACCAAGTCATATGGGGTTGATCTCTTCCAGGAGTTGGTCGACGCACAGAGACGCCTCGAACGCAGCCGGGCAGGTGAAACCGGTCCGGGCAGCGCTGAACACTTGGCACGTGTTGGCGAATCTCTGGATCGGTTTCCATATCTGATCGATCGTATCGAGCCGGCCAAGGAAACACTTCGGGGTGAGGGCTTCTACGACATGGAGGCGTACCGCGAAAGTTTGTTTCTGATCGATAAATGGCTGGAAGTCATTTCCACGATTTATTTTCCGACCCGGCTAACCGTCGTCGACAACCAATTCAGCACGTATTCTATCTATTCGTCCAAAGACCTCATGAAGGTCATTCGCGACGAACAGCAGAATCCCTATATCAAATTGTTTCGCGAACGGTTTCTTGGATCGATCCTTCAGGATCATCCTGAGCTGATCGGCGTTTCCATTACCGCCACGTCTCAGATCATACCCGGACTGACTCTGTGCCGGCTGATCAAAGAAACGGCTCCCGATATCCATCTGACGATCGGCGGAAGTATCTTCACGCGATTGGTTGATAACATCCGACGTTGTCCGAGCTTGTTCGATTTGACAGACGATATCGTGGTCTTTGAAGGAGAAACCGCTCTGCTCGAACTGGTCAACCAGATGGCCGGAAAGAAAGACTTCAGTAAGGTTCCAAACCTGATTTATCGCCAAAACGGGAAAATTCACGTCAATCAGCCGTTCTATTCGGAAAATATCAACCAGCTGCCCGCACCCAACTATGACGGATTTCCTCTAGGTCGGTATCTCTCGCCCGAGCCCGTTCTTCCGGTCCAGTTCTCTCGGGGCTGCTACTACAAAGATTGCGCGTTTTGCGCCCTTACACTCGATCACCAGAACTTCAGGCAAAAGGATCCGGGCCGTACCATCGAAGAATTGGAGTGGCTGAAGCAGCGGTACGGAGTCCGAAGCTTTTTCTTCACCGACGAATGTTTCGCGTTGTCGCCAACCAAGCGACTCTGTCAGCAGATGGTCGACCGACATCTCGACATCAAGTGGACCTGCGAGATGCGTTTTGAAAAGCATCTGAGCCGGGAACTCTTGGCCTCAATGCGGGACGCCGGGTGTCTCAAGATCGTTTTCGGTCTCGAATCCTTCAATCAGCGCATCATGGATTTCATGAAGAAGGGTATTCAGCAGGAATGGGTACGGCGAATCACGAATGACTGCATCGACCTCGGAATCGCCGTCCATTGCTACATCATCGTCGGCTTCCCCACCGAAAAAGAGGAAGAAGCGCTGGAGACGATGAATTTCATTGTCGACAACAAGAAGCTGCACGAATCCTATGGGTTCTCCTGTCAGCCGTGTTTGTTTGATCTGGAAAAAGAAGCTCCGATCATGAGCGATCCCGGCGGCTATGGAATCCGTCGAATCATGCGGCCGTCGGCCGAGGACCTGAGTCTGGGATTTTTTTATGAGGTTCAGGACGGCATGACGCCGGATCAGGCGGAACGCCTGTATCAGCACGTCTATGAAAAGGTCAGCGGTGTGGTGTGCGAACTTCCGTTCAATTACTCGATGGCGGATGGGTTGCTCTACATCGCACGGGCGAAGGCGGAAGAGGGCCGCGTCTTGCCGGCTGCCCGCACCTGA
- a CDS encoding PDZ domain-containing protein — translation MNIFDKALQIRRAFFLWLMVLATSAAIQGYFVAIYAQDDTPMTLDEAAQLGEEFGVVVGDVDEEIQKELKLQRPQGVAVFEVIGNSRADYAGIKVRSVIKEVDKTEIRTMVDFGRAIKKAMRECNFTVGTYEPADPGDPVGWGVNFHFVGCKRD, via the coding sequence ATGAATATCTTCGACAAGGCCCTTCAGATTCGAAGGGCCTTTTTTCTATGGCTGATGGTTTTAGCGACCAGTGCCGCGATCCAGGGGTATTTCGTTGCCATCTATGCACAGGACGACACCCCGATGACGCTCGATGAGGCCGCGCAATTGGGAGAGGAATTCGGCGTGGTGGTAGGGGACGTCGATGAAGAAATTCAAAAGGAGCTCAAGCTGCAGCGGCCGCAAGGTGTCGCCGTCTTCGAAGTAATCGGAAACTCCCGTGCCGATTATGCAGGAATCAAAGTCCGATCGGTGATTAAAGAAGTCGACAAGACCGAAATCAGAACCATGGTGGATTTCGGTCGTGCAATCAAGAAGGCCATGAGAGAATGCAATTTCACGGTCGGGACTTACGAACCGGCAGATCCCGGCGATCCAGTGGGATGGGGCGTGAATTTTCATTTTGTCGGATGCAAGCGGGACTAG
- a CDS encoding 4Fe-4S dicluster domain-containing protein, whose translation MWMAHDAGRFVQASCSSTFRMTTDPKYGRRDFLKDSVLSVAKAAREYSKHSEAVPEKPVPAIRKDWLRPPGAVEEMLFLERCTACSDCVKACPYGSLVLHHENATPVIFPDEIPCYLCDDFPCITACATDALLPVSREAVRMGMAVVNFRLCTAGQGCHACASKCPTDALSMDFDTQRMIVDQDQCVGCGICEQICKTVNDHIAIRVTPERSLTGR comes from the coding sequence ATGTGGATGGCCCACGACGCCGGTCGTTTTGTGCAAGCGTCCTGTTCATCAACCTTTCGCATGACCACTGATCCGAAATACGGGCGAAGAGATTTTCTCAAAGACTCTGTGCTGTCCGTTGCGAAAGCTGCTCGGGAATATTCCAAACATTCGGAAGCCGTTCCAGAGAAGCCCGTTCCAGCGATTCGGAAGGATTGGCTCCGTCCCCCGGGAGCGGTTGAGGAAATGCTGTTCCTCGAACGGTGCACGGCATGCAGTGATTGCGTCAAGGCCTGTCCATACGGATCACTCGTCCTTCATCACGAGAATGCGACTCCCGTCATCTTCCCGGATGAAATACCCTGCTATCTCTGTGACGATTTTCCCTGCATTACAGCCTGCGCCACGGATGCTCTCCTTCCCGTGAGCCGCGAGGCTGTCAGAATGGGAATGGCCGTCGTGAATTTCAGGCTCTGCACAGCGGGGCAAGGCTGCCATGCGTGCGCATCCAAGTGTCCGACGGATGCATTGTCCATGGATTTCGATACACAACGGATGATTGTTGATCAAGATCAGTGCGTTGGGTGTGGTATCTGCGAGCAAATCTGCAAGACGGTGAATGATCATATTGCTATCCGAGTGACTCCGGAAAGATCATTGACCGGTCGATGA
- a CDS encoding ethylbenzene dehydrogenase-related protein, producing MASKTTKTASRPLLVLFSLILVTAGILGGLGIPLVSSEGMIIRAQLVDGSLPSAPDDAAWIKVTPMTLPLSGQIITRPVWPEPTARALTVRALHDGTDIAFLLEWQDNTKNDRLTPGTFRDGVAIGLPLGDAPAFFCMGQLDHYINIWHWKADWQSDIDRRAARSSEKQREGVRTFEVIPRRISSVEDLIGGGFSTLTTKEKQGRVQGKATWKDGVWRVVMRRPLVGEEQENEAKLIPGRVQTISFAVWNGENKERNGQKAVAPWFQLSIDPVAKKL from the coding sequence ATGGCGAGCAAGACGACGAAGACTGCGTCCCGTCCGCTTCTCGTTCTGTTCTCCCTTATCTTGGTCACCGCAGGAATCCTTGGTGGGCTCGGTATTCCTCTGGTCAGTTCCGAGGGCATGATTATCCGGGCCCAGCTTGTGGACGGTTCCCTGCCGTCGGCTCCGGATGACGCCGCATGGATCAAAGTGACTCCAATGACTCTTCCTCTGAGCGGACAGATCATTACCCGGCCTGTATGGCCGGAACCGACGGCCCGTGCGTTGACCGTGCGTGCGCTCCACGACGGAACCGATATCGCCTTTTTGCTCGAGTGGCAGGACAACACGAAAAACGATCGGCTGACGCCTGGTACGTTTAGGGATGGAGTTGCAATCGGGCTTCCGCTTGGCGACGCTCCCGCGTTTTTCTGCATGGGACAGCTGGATCATTACATCAATATCTGGCACTGGAAAGCCGACTGGCAAAGCGACATCGATCGCCGCGCGGCCCGAAGTTCCGAGAAGCAACGGGAGGGCGTCCGGACCTTCGAAGTAATCCCTCGACGCATTTCTTCCGTGGAGGACTTGATTGGAGGTGGATTCAGCACCTTGACCACGAAGGAGAAACAGGGGCGTGTACAAGGCAAAGCGACCTGGAAGGATGGGGTGTGGCGCGTGGTCATGCGACGTCCCCTGGTCGGTGAGGAGCAGGAGAATGAGGCAAAGCTGATTCCGGGAAGAGTGCAGACGATTTCCTTTGCAGTCTGGAACGGCGAAAACAAGGAACGAAACGGGCAGAAAGCCGTGGCGCCATGGTTTCAGTTGTCGATCGATCCGGTCGCCAAAAAACTGTGA
- a CDS encoding sigma-54 dependent transcriptional regulator produces the protein MKGMKILLVDDEPLMRMSMVDALEAVGHDVRAAASGTEGIEVVKQKTFDLVITDLRLPGADGLTVMKAAKEQSPHVEVVVITAHGSVETAVGAMKLGAFDYITKPFQMEELLLIVERVGRVIRLRCEDRDFQEKPDDTFTFGGMLGVGSRMQGVLDKVKTIAEADSPVLITGESGTGKDAVANAIHQNSPRRQYPMVKVSCASLSEKRLDAELFGYEKGAFPDAMRLRRGRLELANRGTLFLDEIAASSPGIQAKLLRVLQSGKFERLGGKQILETDVRLVCATQRDLQHEVAEERFNADLLFLLNGVSLMLPPLRKRAEDIMVIADHLLKLNAVKAGKVIEGFSLGAKDLLTRYSFPGNIRELERMVERSVAMVGDGETIQPFDLCGHQSCPFAGGTPNEACEFCKEGLSSVASTDRSMNSLADAREEFEKRYIASVVEQAGGNRAAASKILKLSHKALSEKCKRYGISFSDEDQDLKG, from the coding sequence ATGAAGGGAATGAAGATTCTACTCGTCGATGACGAGCCCTTGATGAGGATGTCCATGGTCGACGCGTTGGAAGCCGTCGGGCACGACGTCCGCGCGGCCGCGTCCGGAACTGAAGGCATCGAGGTTGTAAAGCAGAAGACGTTTGATTTGGTCATCACGGATCTGCGGCTGCCAGGTGCCGACGGCCTTACCGTGATGAAAGCCGCGAAGGAACAGTCTCCACATGTGGAGGTCGTCGTCATCACCGCTCACGGTTCGGTCGAGACTGCCGTTGGGGCGATGAAATTGGGGGCGTTCGACTACATCACGAAACCGTTTCAGATGGAAGAACTGCTCTTGATCGTCGAACGGGTCGGCCGTGTCATTCGGCTTCGGTGCGAAGATCGGGACTTTCAGGAGAAGCCGGACGATACGTTTACCTTCGGTGGGATGCTCGGCGTCGGTAGCCGGATGCAGGGCGTTCTGGACAAGGTCAAGACCATCGCGGAAGCGGATTCGCCGGTTCTGATCACAGGTGAAAGCGGTACGGGAAAGGATGCTGTAGCCAATGCCATCCATCAGAACAGTCCGCGAAGACAGTACCCGATGGTAAAGGTGAGTTGTGCCTCGTTGAGTGAGAAGCGGCTTGATGCCGAGCTCTTCGGCTATGAAAAGGGGGCATTTCCTGATGCCATGCGTCTGCGGCGTGGTCGATTGGAACTGGCCAATCGTGGGACGCTTTTTCTCGACGAAATCGCCGCATCGAGTCCTGGCATTCAAGCGAAACTGCTCCGTGTCCTACAGAGCGGCAAATTTGAGCGTCTTGGGGGGAAGCAGATCCTTGAGACTGACGTGCGTCTTGTCTGCGCGACGCAGAGAGATTTGCAGCACGAGGTTGCGGAGGAACGGTTCAACGCGGATCTATTGTTCCTCTTGAACGGTGTGTCGCTGATGCTGCCTCCGCTGCGCAAACGGGCGGAGGACATCATGGTCATTGCGGATCACCTGCTGAAGCTGAACGCTGTGAAGGCGGGTAAGGTGATTGAAGGGTTTTCTCTTGGTGCAAAGGATCTGCTCACCCGGTATTCGTTTCCTGGTAATATCCGCGAATTGGAGCGTATGGTCGAACGCAGCGTCGCGATGGTGGGTGATGGTGAAACCATTCAGCCATTTGACCTTTGTGGGCACCAATCCTGTCCATTTGCCGGCGGCACGCCAAACGAGGCCTGTGAGTTTTGCAAAGAAGGGCTCTCAAGCGTAGCATCGACGGACCGGTCGATGAACTCGCTGGCCGACGCCCGCGAGGAGTTTGAAAAGCGCTACATTGCGTCGGTGGTGGAGCAGGCGGGAGGCAACAGGGCGGCTGCCTCAAAAATCCTGAAGCTGTCGCACAAGGCGCTATCGGAGAAGTGCAAACGATATGGTATTTCGTTCTCGGACGAAGATCAGGACCTGAAGGGTTGA
- a CDS encoding lipopolysaccharide assembly protein LapB, translated as MNESSVPSEPTHAAVDPGDQPLAPDEEIAEIEKLLSTEPDDFQARCRLGELYFSKGRLDDALVEVKKSIEMAEGLRSEMNRSLAMYYSNLGTIYATKNMADEAEAEFRHALDVFQYDVLALFNLGRLYAEKKQFMEAKGYYERLVEITPEDPIAWYNLAGVYVELDNPQVSDYNTIDVAIQCYLRTLELDSKHLEASFKLMELALNHKKTDLAIKVMEDAVEQNPDEPLAYYNLISVYDKCKMFEQAEQARQRLKERFAKRNKDHIGS; from the coding sequence ATGAATGAATCGTCTGTTCCTTCAGAACCGACCCATGCCGCAGTAGATCCGGGTGACCAACCGTTGGCACCGGATGAAGAGATCGCGGAGATCGAAAAGCTGCTGTCGACCGAGCCTGATGATTTTCAGGCCCGATGTCGGCTCGGAGAGCTGTACTTCAGCAAAGGTCGGTTGGACGACGCATTGGTCGAGGTGAAGAAATCCATCGAAATGGCGGAAGGGTTGCGCTCGGAAATGAACCGCTCGCTTGCGATGTACTATTCCAATCTCGGAACGATCTATGCCACGAAGAATATGGCGGACGAAGCCGAGGCGGAATTCAGGCATGCCTTGGATGTCTTCCAGTACGACGTGCTGGCGCTCTTCAATCTCGGTCGCCTGTACGCCGAAAAGAAACAATTCATGGAAGCCAAGGGATACTACGAACGGCTCGTGGAGATCACCCCGGAAGACCCGATCGCGTGGTACAATTTGGCAGGCGTCTACGTCGAACTCGATAACCCGCAAGTGTCGGATTACAACACTATCGACGTGGCGATTCAATGCTACCTCCGGACGCTGGAGTTGGACTCCAAGCATCTCGAGGCAAGCTTCAAGCTCATGGAACTTGCGCTCAATCATAAGAAAACGGATCTGGCGATCAAAGTGATGGAAGATGCCGTCGAGCAGAATCCCGACGAACCGTTGGCGTATTACAACCTGATCAGCGTATACGACAAATGTAAGATGTTCGAACAGGCTGAGCAGGCGCGTCAACGTCTCAAGGAGCGGTTTGCCAAGCGGAACAAAGATCACATCGGATCCTGA
- a CDS encoding ethylbenzene dehydrogenase-related protein, translating to MRVVQTHNKHVVFGILLSALIVGIMLTIGQVPLAVSQPVTIPAKAVKGSIPMDGANPIWESVPGVIVPLSGQLITTPMHPNISVKSVFVKAMTNGKELGLRVEWNDQTKNDTTIGPQDFRDQVAVMFPVNTSGAPPFQCMGQSGGTTNIWRWNAEWQKDLGKDSAGIWDVDDQYPGIFWDYYFEEPAGGVTYPDRIGRSLGPFNPGIWSGNIMSDPTLRVSSVEDLNANGFSTLTTQAHQDVIGNGVWEPAGSVKGGGFSGPTWRVVVKRSLETGDANDTQFKGGASVPIAFAVWDGNNIERNGMKALSTWFTLKLP from the coding sequence ATGAGAGTAGTGCAGACACACAATAAGCATGTGGTGTTTGGCATTCTTCTCTCTGCCCTGATCGTTGGCATCATGCTAACAATCGGGCAGGTACCGTTGGCTGTCAGCCAGCCGGTGACGATTCCGGCCAAGGCCGTCAAGGGTTCTATTCCAATGGATGGGGCAAATCCCATCTGGGAGAGTGTGCCTGGCGTTATCGTGCCGCTGAGTGGTCAGTTGATCACTACGCCGATGCACCCGAACATTTCAGTCAAGTCGGTGTTTGTGAAGGCCATGACCAATGGCAAGGAACTCGGCTTGCGCGTGGAATGGAACGATCAGACCAAGAACGACACGACGATCGGTCCTCAAGATTTTCGCGATCAGGTAGCCGTCATGTTCCCAGTCAATACGTCGGGAGCCCCCCCATTTCAATGCATGGGTCAGTCAGGTGGAACCACCAATATTTGGCGGTGGAACGCAGAGTGGCAGAAGGATCTCGGTAAGGATAGCGCAGGAATTTGGGACGTGGACGATCAATATCCCGGAATTTTCTGGGACTATTATTTTGAAGAGCCAGCTGGCGGTGTAACCTATCCGGATCGAATTGGTCGCAGCCTTGGCCCCTTCAACCCCGGTATCTGGTCCGGCAACATTATGTCTGATCCGACTCTCCGCGTGAGTTCGGTCGAGGACCTCAATGCCAACGGGTTCAGCACCTTGACGACTCAGGCCCATCAGGATGTGATCGGAAACGGTGTATGGGAACCGGCAGGGTCAGTCAAAGGTGGTGGGTTCTCAGGGCCAACCTGGCGCGTTGTTGTCAAGCGGTCTCTTGAGACGGGCGATGCGAATGATACCCAGTTCAAAGGTGGCGCGTCTGTGCCCATCGCATTTGCGGTGTGGGACGGCAACAATATCGAACGTAACGGCATGAAGGCGCTTTCAACCTGGTTTACGCTCAAGCTTCCGTGA
- a CDS encoding molecular chaperone: protein MTSKQPVQNTSNSATAVIPTPTAIKDSPAVERALNRSKLYLLVSWSLLYPEDDEFLDYIQCGEFVEDGRAAVEGLEKVLDGAGGERAKQKLTAMRKLFDQIEKLVASECVNWQLTDLQAEHRRVFSNVITLDCPPYETLFGNDHVFAQSHVMGDIAGFYKAFGVELSKDIHERLDHLSVEFEFMHFLAYKESYSRCHDGADKTQIVVEAQKKFVKNHIGRWVPLFCRMLVKKADSGLFKLVADMTAELMDFEAAFLNVTPQPYSESDYRPATFNAPEGQTYECGAQDQGNELSLLLNETGAQNFMDQKDKDKEDGGPVGTA, encoded by the coding sequence ATGACGAGTAAACAGCCGGTGCAAAACACTTCCAATAGTGCCACTGCAGTCATCCCCACGCCGACAGCGATCAAAGACTCTCCAGCGGTTGAACGTGCTCTCAATCGTAGCAAGCTCTACCTGCTCGTGTCATGGAGCCTCCTTTATCCTGAGGACGACGAATTTCTCGATTATATTCAATGCGGAGAATTCGTAGAGGATGGGCGGGCCGCCGTTGAGGGTTTAGAAAAGGTTCTTGATGGAGCCGGTGGAGAACGGGCGAAGCAGAAGCTTACCGCGATGCGGAAATTGTTCGATCAGATTGAGAAGCTAGTGGCTTCTGAATGTGTTAATTGGCAACTGACTGATCTTCAAGCCGAGCATCGCCGAGTATTCAGCAACGTCATTACCCTTGACTGTCCCCCGTACGAAACGCTATTCGGCAACGATCACGTGTTTGCCCAATCGCATGTCATGGGCGATATTGCCGGTTTTTACAAGGCGTTCGGCGTCGAATTGTCAAAGGATATTCATGAGCGACTCGATCATCTAAGCGTCGAGTTCGAATTCATGCATTTTCTCGCTTACAAAGAATCCTATTCCCGTTGCCATGATGGAGCGGACAAGACGCAGATCGTCGTCGAGGCGCAAAAGAAATTTGTAAAAAATCATATCGGACGTTGGGTGCCGTTGTTCTGTCGCATGCTGGTGAAGAAAGCCGATTCCGGCCTCTTTAAGCTTGTGGCAGATATGACAGCTGAACTAATGGATTTTGAAGCCGCCTTCCTGAACGTCACCCCACAGCCCTACTCGGAGTCAGATTATCGACCGGCCACATTCAATGCTCCGGAAGGCCAGACATATGAATGCGGAGCGCAGGATCAGGGGAATGAGCTCAGCCTGCTGCTCAATGAAACCGGTGCGCAGAATTTTATGGATCAGAAGGATAAAGACAAGGAGGATGGAGGGCCGGTCGGGACGGCCTAA